Proteins from a genomic interval of Watersipora subatra chromosome 10, tzWatSuba1.1, whole genome shotgun sequence:
- the LOC137406504 gene encoding uncharacterized protein: MQWESVMHAEVAQNHQGKTYFNDVVGSLHYDYKIGVAAVLQEVYTENVLTATFTYIMNQNATYIVDTGKLNCIKMPKTSIAPVCTDIPGLAYRGSWILGNQMTDTYSIKTLGVSLTYITMFRDPFIPGIQNTQQSVEGVDQMSTLQVANVTEGIKDAGVFEVPGYCDSNMPVTESSMHSQFLRGLLIGMK; the protein is encoded by the exons ATGCAATGGGAAAGTGTGATGCACGCTGAAGTTGCTCAGAACCACCAAGGCAAGACCTATTTCAATGACGTTGTTGGCTCCCTTCACTATGATTACAAGATAGGTGTTGCCGCAGTGCTTCAAGAGGTCTATACAGAAAATGTATTGACTGCTACCTTCACGTACATAATGAACcag AATGCAACATACATTGTGGATACTGGAAAATTAAACTGCATAAAGATGCCAAAAACCAGCATAGCTCCTGTCTGCACGGACATAC CTGGTCTGGCTTACCGCGGTTCCTGGATTCTGGGTAACCAAATGACTGACACGTACAGCATAAAGACATTAGGAGTTTCTCTCACTTATATCACCATGTTCAGAGATCCCTTTATTCCTGGCATCCAAAATACCCAGCAGTCAGTTGAAGGAG TCGATCAGATGTCTACTCTACAAGTCGCTAATGTGACAGAAGGAATCAAAGATGCTGGCGTTTTCGAAGTGCCAGGTTACTGCGACTCCAACATGCCAGTGACAGAGAGCAGCATGCATTCTCAGTTCCTGAGAGGGCTCCTCATCGGCATGAAGTAG
- the LOC137406390 gene encoding uncharacterized protein: MSSTRSVTQIIIFAIILTACGCGGASTCIPVQWECQLLGMVMVNGPNESYTGSVIGQMAEDYTSNGQALLQKVYVNGKLYSGSLVVRSLKGTYLADTINKKCTRFPPTKFERYCTNSSTLTYFSSWTLGSQLTDTYSVKGYFPHRYLTMFRETFTPCTQNTQTSTSGVDELMTLQYANLTKEIKDRSIFDVPDYCTAAKRRTQFSPEFYRLMTVFPVGV, encoded by the exons ATGTCGTCTACTAGAAGTGTGACTCAAATCATAATCTTTGCTATTATCCTGACTGCTTGTGGCTGCGGTGGTGCTAGCACGTGTATACCGGTGCAATGGGAGTGCCAGCTGCTAGGAATGGTGATGGTGAATGGTCCAAATGAGTCATACACGGGCAGCGTCATAGGTCAGATGGCTGAAGACTACACAAGCAATGGACAAGCTCTCTTACAGAAAGTCTATGTCAATGGAAAATTATACTCGGGTAGTTTGGTCGTCAGGTCTCTG AAAGGAACCTATCTAGCAGACACTATCAACAAGAAATGCACTAGATTCCCTCCTACCAAGTTTGAACGCTATTGCACCAATTCCT CCACTCTCACCTACTTCTCCTCTTGGACACTCGGCTCACAGCTAACTGACACTTATTCTGTCAAAGGATATTTTCCTCACCGCTACCTCACCATGTTCAGAGAAACCTTCACACCCTGCACACAAAACACACAGACATCGACAAGCGGAG TTGACGAACTGATGACTCTTCAATATGCCAATCTAACTAAAGAGATCAAAGACAGAAGTATCTTTGATGTACCAGATTATTGTACCGCTGCGAAAAGAAGAACACAATTCAGTCCAGAGTTTTACAGATTGATGACCGTCTTTCCGGTTGGAGTGTAA
- the LOC137407239 gene encoding uncharacterized protein, translating to MTNTSLIENGLLVANLDFYVEHCASYAPIYQWIVDSWAKVSATSVIPAFTEQACDSDETDTFTEQACNSGETDTFTEQACGSGETDTFTEEACDSNETDAFTERTCSSSETDTFTEQACDSGETDAFTERTCSSSETDTFTEQASDSGETDTSTEQACSSGETDAFTGRTCSSGETDTFTEQACNSGETDTFTERTCSSSDTDTFTEQVCDSDETDAFTERTCSSSETDTFTEQASDSGETDTFTEQACNSGETDIFIEQACDSGGTDTFTEQACNSGETDTFTEQACNSDETDAFTGRTCSSNKTDTFTEQTCDSGETVTFTEQACNSDETDAFTGRTCSSNETDTFTEQTCDSGETDTFTEQVCDSDETDAFTEQTCDSSKTVTFTEQICDSSKTVAFTEQTCDSSETVAFTEQASDSGETDTFTEQACNSGETDIFIEQACDSGGTDTFTEQVCDSDETDAFTERTCDSSKTVAFTEQICDSGETDTFTEQVCDSDETDAFTEQTCDSSKTVAFTEQICDSSKTVAFTEQTCDSSETVAFNEQICDSSKTVAFTEQTCDSSQTVAFTEQICDSSQTVTFTEQICDRRKTDALTKQACGSGETDSEVMRET from the exons ATGACTAACACATCACTGATTGAGAATGGGCTACTCGTTGCTAATTTGGA CTTTTATGTAGAACATTGTGCGAGTTATGCCCCTATCTACCAATGGATCGTTGATTCTTGGGCAAAGGTATCAGCCACCAGTGTCATTCCAGCCTTTACAGAACAGGCCTGTGACAGCGATGAGACTGACACTTTTACTGAACAGGCCTGTAACAGCGGCGAGACTGACACTTTTACTGAACAGGCCTGTGGCAGCGGCGAGACTGACACTTTTACTGAAGAGGCCTGTGATAGCAATGAGACTGATGCTTTTACTGAACGGACTTGTAGCAGCAGCGAGACTGACACTTTTACTGAACAGGCCTGTGACAGCGGCGAGACTGATGCTTTTACTGAACGAACCTGTAGCAGCAGCGAGACTGACACTTTTACTGAACAGGCTAGTGACAGCGGCGAGACTGACACTTCTACTGAACAGGCCTGTAGCAGCGGCGAGACTGATGCTTTTACTGGACGGACCTGTAGCAGCGGCGAGACTGACACTTTTACTGAACAGGCCTGTAACAGCGGCGAGACTGATACTTTTACTGAACGGACCTGTAGCAGCAGCGACACAGACACTTTTACTGAACAGGTCTGTGACAGCGACGAGACTGATGCTTTTACTGAACGGACCTGTAGCAGCAGCGAGACTGACACTTTTACCGAGCAGGCTAGTGACAGCGGCGAGACTGACACTTTTACTGAACAGGCCTGTAACAGCGGTGAGACTGACATTTTTATTGAACAGGCTTGTGACAGCGGCGGGACTGACACTTTTACTGAACAGGCCTGTAACAGCGGCGAGACTGACACTTTTACTGAACAGGCCTGTAACAGCGACGAGACTGATGCTTTTACTGGACGGACCTGCAGCAGCAACAAGACTGACACTTTTACTGAACAGACCTGTGACAGCGGCGAGACTGTCACTTTTACTGAACAGGCCTGTAACAGCGACGAGACTGATGCTTTTACTGGACGGACCTGCAGCAGCAACGAGACTGACACTTTTACTGAACAGACCTGTGACAGCGGCGAGACTGACACTTTTACTGAACAGGTCTGTGACAGTGACGAGACTGATGCTTTTACTGAACAGACCTGTGACAGCAGCAAGACTGTCACTTTTACTGAACAGATCTGTGACAGCAGCAAGACTGTCGCTTTTACTGAACAGACCTGTGACAGCAGCGAGACTGTCGCTTTTACCGAGCAGGCTAGTGACAGCGGCGAGACTGACACTTTTACTGAACAGGCCTGTAACAGCGGTGAGACTGACATTTTTATTGAACAGGCTTGTGACAGCGGCGGGACTGACACTTTTACTGAACAGGTCTGTGACAGTGACGAGACTGATGCTTTTACTGAACGGACCTGTGACAGCAGCAAGACTGTCGCTTTTACTGAACAGATCTGTGACAGCGGCGAGACTGACACTTTTACTGAACAGGTCTGTGACAGTGACGAGACTGATGCTTTTACTGAACAGACCTGTGACAGCAGCAAGACTGTCGCTTTTACTGAACAGATCTGTGACAGCAGCAAGACTGTCGCTTTTACTGAACAGACCTGTGACAGCAGCGAGACTGTCGCTTTTAATGAACAGATCTGTGACAGCAGCAAGACTGTCGCTTTTACTGAACAGACCTGTGACAGCAGCCAGACTGTCGCTTTTACTGAACAGATCTGTGACAGCAGCCAGACTGTCACTTTTACTGAACAGATCTGTGACCGCAGAAAGACTGATGCTCTTACTAAACAGGCTTGTGGCAGCGGTGAGACTGACTCTGAAGTCATGAGAGAGACTTAA